Proteins from a single region of Lentimicrobium saccharophilum:
- a CDS encoding dihydroorotate dehydrogenase-like protein, translated as MTKLAVHYMGIPLKNPIIVGSSNMVNNPEMLKRLQDAGAAAIVYKSLFEEQIQLESIQFQDEMELYNERNAEMISLYPDMQHAGPEEYLHKLREAKSMLDIPLIGSLNCVFTETWVEYAELIEKTGVDGLELNFFSVPRDFDTEAKSIEDEQVAVVEQVCKKVKIPVSVKLSPFYTNTLQVIRRMEKAGAKAFVLFNRMFEPDINLDTLQHSTPFNLSTEGDYRLALRYAGVLYGNTKAAICSSSGIYTGHDLAKMILAGADAVQMVSALYKHKPELITNILADLEKFMAKNGFGDIQAFKGKLSKAEVKDPYIYKRAQYIDLLLHSEQIFKKYPMA; from the coding sequence ATGACAAAACTGGCTGTACATTACATGGGAATTCCCTTAAAAAATCCCATAATAGTAGGTTCAAGCAACATGGTAAACAATCCGGAAATGCTTAAGAGGCTGCAGGACGCCGGTGCAGCAGCAATCGTGTATAAATCTCTTTTCGAAGAGCAGATACAACTGGAAAGCATTCAGTTTCAGGATGAAATGGAGTTATACAACGAGCGCAATGCCGAAATGATCAGTCTTTACCCCGATATGCAGCATGCGGGCCCTGAAGAATATCTTCACAAACTCCGCGAAGCCAAATCCATGCTGGATATTCCCCTTATCGGCAGTTTAAATTGCGTATTCACTGAAACATGGGTTGAGTATGCCGAACTGATTGAAAAAACCGGTGTTGACGGTCTTGAGCTGAATTTCTTTTCCGTTCCCCGTGATTTCGACACAGAAGCGAAGTCAATAGAAGATGAGCAGGTGGCTGTAGTAGAGCAGGTATGTAAAAAAGTTAAAATTCCCGTCAGTGTCAAATTAAGTCCGTTTTACACCAACACCCTTCAGGTTATCAGGAGAATGGAAAAAGCCGGAGCAAAGGCGTTTGTACTTTTTAACCGGATGTTTGAACCTGATATCAACCTTGATACACTTCAGCACAGCACACCGTTCAATTTAAGTACGGAAGGCGATTATCGTCTGGCCCTGCGTTATGCCGGCGTTCTTTACGGCAATACAAAAGCCGCTATTTGCAGTTCTTCCGGTATTTACACAGGTCATGACCTTGCTAAAATGATCCTTGCCGGCGCTGATGCCGTGCAGATGGTAAGTGCACTTTACAAGCACAAACCCGAACTGATTACCAACATCCTGGCAGATCTTGAAAAATTTATGGCTAAAAATGGCTTCGGCGATATTCAGGCTTTCAAAGGAAAGCTATCCAAAGCCGAAGTTAAGGATCCCTACATATACAAACGTGCCCAGTATATTGACCTTTTGCTGCACTCTGAGCAGATTTTCAAGAAATATCCGATGGCATAA
- the aqpZ gene encoding aquaporin Z gives MTKRAAAEFIGTFWLVLGGCGSAVLAAAYPELGIGFAGVALAFGLTVLTMAFAIGHISGCHLNPAVSLGLWAGGRFKGSDLLPYIIAQVLGAILAAFILYLIASGKDGYAGGLASNGYGEHSPGGYPYMSGLITEVVMTFMFLIIILGSTDERAPKGLAPVAIGLGLTLIHLISIPVTNTSVNPARSTGPALLEGGIALKQLWFFWIMPAIGALLAGFAYKWLGKEK, from the coding sequence ATGACAAAAAGAGCAGCGGCAGAGTTTATCGGCACATTCTGGCTGGTACTCGGCGGTTGTGGAAGTGCAGTACTTGCAGCAGCCTATCCCGAACTTGGCATCGGGTTCGCAGGCGTGGCACTGGCGTTCGGACTTACAGTTCTGACCATGGCATTTGCCATCGGCCACATTTCGGGATGCCATCTCAATCCGGCCGTTTCGCTTGGCCTTTGGGCCGGAGGCAGGTTCAAAGGATCAGACCTGCTGCCTTACATTATTGCCCAGGTTCTGGGAGCCATTTTAGCTGCATTTATCCTTTATCTGATAGCTTCCGGTAAGGACGGTTATGCAGGCGGTCTTGCTTCAAATGGCTACGGCGAGCACTCACCTGGCGGTTATCCGTATATGTCAGGCTTGATCACAGAGGTGGTGATGACTTTTATGTTCCTGATTATTATCCTGGGGTCAACTGACGAAAGGGCGCCCAAAGGCCTCGCACCTGTTGCCATCGGACTTGGCCTTACCCTGATCCACCTGATCAGCATTCCGGTAACGAATACCTCTGTCAATCCAGCCCGCAGCACCGGCCCCGCCCTGCTCGAAGGAGGCATTGCACTGAAACAACTCTGGTTCTTTTGGATAATGCCGGCTATTGGCGCTCTCCTGGCCGGATTCGCCTACAAGTGGCTCGGGAAAGAAAAATAA
- a CDS encoding 4Fe-4S binding protein, whose product MRSVAWPRKARIALSLVFLLFTGVIFLDPARWIPVVWLQAITWPQFTPSLLKFLITGGWAAAGFLLFVVITLVFGRIYCSTVCPLGTLQDIIFRIRRRILRQKPLRYARPQNILRHIILIIVIISIIAGSALLVNFLDPYSNFGRIMANLFRPVVLTGNNAMAAMLEKQDIFWLPRTPWKGYQLASLGFAAAFFVLVAWMSAVRGRLYCNTVCPVGALLSLFSRVSLFRISLDKQLCNSCGQCSKVCKAQCIDVKNREVDYSRCVACFNCITACPSSGVVYGIVKSRINNGKENFEAVENGQRRTLLKAFMVGTAFLSTRAFAIRLTGGEKPTTIPEQRSLVSSPPGSEGHDHFNMNCTACHLCVSACPTHVLQPSFLEYGLQGLMQPYMDYHSGFCNFECTVCSDICPTGAILPLVREQKKRVQLGVAVFIKENCVVYTDETDCGACSEHCPTKAVDMVPYKDGLTIPEVDDKICIGCGACEYACPTRPFRAIFVEGNRQHIMAEEPQQEEIILKDTGEDFPF is encoded by the coding sequence ATGAGAAGTGTTGCGTGGCCCCGTAAGGCCCGGATTGCATTGTCTCTGGTGTTCCTTCTATTTACGGGTGTTATTTTCCTCGATCCCGCCCGGTGGATTCCGGTTGTATGGTTGCAAGCAATCACCTGGCCCCAGTTTACCCCTTCTTTGTTAAAGTTTCTGATCACCGGCGGGTGGGCAGCTGCAGGATTTTTACTGTTTGTTGTCATTACGCTTGTTTTCGGCAGGATTTATTGCTCAACCGTTTGCCCCCTGGGCACTTTACAGGATATTATTTTCCGCATCCGTCGCAGAATCCTCCGCCAGAAGCCACTTCGCTATGCCAGGCCCCAAAATATACTGCGGCATATTATCCTGATTATTGTCATTATATCAATTATTGCTGGATCTGCTTTGCTGGTTAATTTTCTTGATCCGTACAGTAATTTTGGCAGGATTATGGCCAATCTGTTCAGGCCTGTTGTCCTTACCGGCAACAATGCGATGGCCGCAATGCTTGAAAAACAGGATATTTTCTGGTTACCCCGCACCCCGTGGAAAGGGTATCAGTTGGCTTCCCTGGGGTTTGCCGCTGCTTTTTTTGTATTGGTTGCCTGGATGTCAGCCGTGAGAGGCAGGTTGTATTGCAACACGGTATGCCCGGTTGGGGCACTGCTCAGTTTATTTTCAAGGGTTTCGCTTTTCAGGATCTCTCTCGACAAACAGCTGTGCAACAGTTGCGGACAATGCAGCAAGGTTTGCAAAGCTCAGTGTATTGATGTAAAAAACAGGGAAGTTGATTATTCCCGTTGTGTGGCATGTTTCAACTGCATCACGGCTTGTCCGTCGTCAGGGGTGGTGTATGGAATCGTTAAATCCAGGATAAATAACGGTAAAGAGAATTTTGAAGCAGTGGAGAACGGACAACGACGGACCCTGCTGAAAGCATTTATGGTGGGCACGGCATTTTTATCGACCAGAGCCTTTGCTATCCGGCTAACAGGAGGCGAAAAGCCAACCACAATTCCTGAGCAGCGCAGTCTGGTTTCATCCCCTCCCGGATCTGAGGGCCATGACCATTTCAATATGAACTGCACTGCCTGTCATCTGTGTGTCAGCGCTTGCCCTACCCACGTATTGCAGCCATCCTTCCTGGAGTATGGTCTCCAGGGGCTGATGCAACCTTATATGGATTATCATTCGGGTTTCTGCAATTTTGAATGCACGGTTTGCAGTGATATATGTCCTACGGGAGCGATACTTCCGCTTGTCCGGGAGCAAAAAAAGAGGGTACAACTGGGGGTGGCTGTATTTATTAAGGAAAACTGTGTGGTTTACACCGATGAAACTGACTGTGGAGCCTGTTCTGAACATTGTCCGACCAAGGCGGTTGATATGGTACCCTATAAGGACGGGCTTACGATTCCCGAAGTGGACGATAAAATCTGCATAGGCTGCGGTGCCTGTGAATACGCTTGTCCGACAAGGCCGTTCAGGGCCATATTCGTTGAAGGGAACCGGCAACACATCATGGCTGAAGAGCCGCAGCAGGAGGAAATTATCCTCAAAGATACAGGGGAGGACTTTCCTTTTTAA
- a CDS encoding DUF362 domain-containing protein: MKRREFILKGVSAGLVTGTSLSIGGLSGMASVLPAQSAYDLVAVRDGEPDVMFDRAIASLGGMTKYVRKGQKVVVKPNIGWDVSPERAGNTNPKLVGRIVKHCLEAGASEVYVFDNTCDAWNLCYKNSGIEKAVKDAGGKIVPGNTENYYKTVQIPKGKRLKEARVHELILNSDVFINVPVLKHHSSASISLAMKNLMGVVWDRRYWHRNDLHQCIADFVTWRKPTLNVIDGYRVMLRNGPRGVSEADVVLMKQLIVSADIVAADAAATLVFGSKPQDIPHIRIANEMKLGTMDLTKLNINRIKI, from the coding sequence ATGAAGCGCCGTGAATTCATTTTAAAGGGAGTCAGTGCCGGGCTGGTAACCGGCACATCCTTAAGCATTGGAGGATTATCAGGGATGGCCTCTGTCTTGCCTGCTCAAAGCGCCTACGATCTGGTTGCTGTGAGGGATGGAGAACCAGATGTTATGTTTGACAGGGCGATAGCCTCTCTGGGAGGGATGACGAAATATGTCAGAAAGGGTCAGAAAGTGGTGGTAAAACCAAACATAGGGTGGGACGTCTCTCCCGAAAGGGCCGGAAACACAAATCCCAAACTGGTTGGCAGGATTGTTAAACATTGTCTTGAAGCCGGGGCATCGGAGGTGTATGTGTTTGACAATACCTGCGATGCATGGAATTTATGTTATAAGAACAGTGGAATCGAAAAAGCCGTTAAAGATGCCGGGGGTAAAATTGTACCCGGGAATACGGAAAATTATTATAAAACGGTGCAGATTCCCAAAGGAAAGCGGCTGAAAGAAGCCAGGGTTCATGAATTGATTCTGAACTCGGATGTTTTTATCAATGTTCCGGTGCTCAAGCACCATAGTTCGGCCAGCATTTCCCTGGCAATGAAAAACCTGATGGGAGTGGTGTGGGACCGCAGGTACTGGCACAGGAATGACCTGCATCAGTGCATTGCTGATTTTGTTACCTGGCGTAAGCCAACGCTGAATGTGATCGACGGGTACCGGGTGATGCTGCGCAATGGTCCGCGCGGGGTTTCTGAAGCCGATGTGGTGCTGATGAAGCAACTGATTGTTTCTGCCGATATTGTCGCGGCAGACGCTGCCGCTACCCTGGTTTTCGGAAGCAAACCCCAGGATATACCGCACATACGGATTGCAAACGAAATGAAGCTTGGGACCATGGACCTGACCAAGCTGAACATTAACAGGATAAAGATCTGA
- a CDS encoding DMT family transporter codes for MTKSGKALVFGSLAVCISASLWGLDGILLTPQLYNLNIVFVVFILHALPFLLMNFFLYREYKLFGKLTSREIIYLALIALTGGALGTMAIVKALFLVEFKDLSIVVLLQKLQPVFAIALAAILLREKLNRNFVFWASMAIIAGYFLTFGFNLPDFNTGSKTMIAAGYSMIAAFCFGAATVLGKGVLHNLSFQAATFYRYGFTSLIMLILVVVTGNLSGFVLATPFNWLIIVIISLTVGSGAIFLYYFGLKKVTAMLAAICELCFPLSAIVFDYLFHGKVLSPVQWASVGLMLLAIIRLSTQRRTAA; via the coding sequence ATGACAAAATCCGGAAAAGCCCTGGTTTTTGGCTCACTCGCCGTCTGCATTTCCGCATCGCTCTGGGGCCTTGATGGTATTTTGCTAACACCGCAACTATACAATCTAAACATCGTTTTTGTCGTTTTTATTCTCCATGCGCTCCCGTTTTTACTGATGAATTTTTTTCTTTACAGGGAATACAAACTGTTCGGCAAGCTGACGTCAAGAGAAATTATATATCTGGCGCTCATTGCATTAACCGGTGGAGCGCTGGGGACCATGGCAATTGTAAAAGCGCTTTTCCTGGTAGAATTTAAAGATTTGTCCATTGTAGTTTTATTGCAGAAACTTCAGCCCGTCTTTGCCATTGCGCTGGCAGCTATTTTATTACGCGAAAAGCTGAACAGAAACTTTGTTTTCTGGGCATCGATGGCAATTATTGCAGGATACTTTCTGACTTTCGGGTTTAATCTGCCTGACTTCAATACCGGTTCAAAGACCATGATTGCAGCGGGTTATTCAATGATTGCCGCATTTTGTTTCGGAGCTGCCACTGTGCTTGGGAAGGGCGTATTGCATAATCTCTCTTTTCAGGCCGCAACCTTCTACAGGTATGGTTTTACTTCCCTGATTATGCTGATTTTAGTTGTGGTCACAGGCAACTTGAGTGGTTTCGTCTTGGCTACCCCGTTCAATTGGCTCATCATTGTGATCATCTCACTCACCGTCGGATCCGGGGCCATCTTTTTGTATTATTTCGGATTGAAGAAGGTGACCGCCATGCTGGCAGCCATCTGTGAGTTGTGTTTCCCGCTTTCAGCCATTGTTTTTGATTATCTCTTCCATGGTAAAGTGCTCAGCCCGGTTCAGTGGGCAAGCGTTGGTCTGATGCTGCTGGCCATTATACGTTTAAGCACACAGCGTCGTACTGCAGCGTAA
- a CDS encoding SRPBCC family protein yields the protein MPVFMTTQLVKTDVLTCWNFFSDPSNLARITPPEMGFKIRFPQPVPGMYAGMIIRYTVRPFPAFTVTWITEITHVDRLRYFVDNQVSGPYRLWHHQHIFEEVPEGVMMTDIVNYELPMGWPGRIIAGDLVRRKIQKIFEHRRSIIGQMFP from the coding sequence ATGCCTGTATTTATGACTACCCAGCTGGTAAAAACAGATGTCCTGACCTGTTGGAATTTTTTTTCTGATCCCTCGAACCTTGCCAGAATAACGCCTCCGGAGATGGGTTTCAAAATACGGTTTCCTCAACCAGTACCCGGGATGTATGCCGGTATGATAATACGCTACACTGTAAGGCCATTTCCGGCGTTTACGGTAACATGGATTACTGAAATTACCCATGTTGACCGGCTGCGTTATTTTGTAGATAATCAGGTATCAGGCCCCTATCGCCTGTGGCATCATCAGCATATTTTTGAAGAGGTGCCTGAAGGCGTAATGATGACGGATATAGTCAATTATGAGTTGCCTATGGGTTGGCCTGGCAGGATAATTGCCGGGGATCTGGTCAGGAGAAAAATTCAAAAGATATTTGAACATCGCCGCAGCATCATCGGACAAATGTTCCCTTAA
- a CDS encoding DoxX family membrane protein, with product MWKQLSETDRRITYWMASRGILLLRISVGLIFIWFGVLKFFPSLSPAETLASDTISLLTFGLIPGGTAMIILAAWETLIGLGLITGFMLRETLLLLFLQMAGTLSPLVLFPGLAFSVFPFVPTLEGQYIIKNLIIISAGIVIGATVRGGRLTNEP from the coding sequence ATGTGGAAACAACTCTCAGAAACAGACCGGCGAATCACTTACTGGATGGCCTCAAGGGGAATTCTTTTGCTCAGAATCAGTGTGGGACTGATTTTTATCTGGTTTGGCGTTTTAAAGTTTTTTCCTTCTTTAAGTCCTGCTGAAACCCTGGCTTCAGATACCATATCACTGCTGACTTTCGGCCTTATTCCGGGAGGAACGGCCATGATAATTCTTGCCGCCTGGGAAACGCTGATCGGATTGGGATTGATTACAGGTTTTATGTTACGCGAGACTTTACTGTTGCTTTTCCTTCAGATGGCCGGCACTTTGTCGCCGCTTGTGTTATTTCCCGGACTTGCTTTCAGCGTATTTCCTTTTGTACCTACCCTTGAAGGGCAATATATTATCAAAAACCTGATTATTATTTCTGCCGGTATTGTAATCGGGGCAACAGTAAGGGGTGGCCGGCTGACCAATGAACCTTGA